The following coding sequences are from one Manis pentadactyla isolate mManPen7 chromosome 13, mManPen7.hap1, whole genome shotgun sequence window:
- the LOC118931254 gene encoding olfactory receptor 2AG1-like, whose amino-acid sequence MNTMSPTHAPSLGNCHSVIWFCTSAPWTFFALTVLDLLVALLGNTTIITFISADPQLHSPMYFLLGQLSLMDLLHISTFVPKMALDFLSGDHHISFLGCSIQMFLFTSLVGTECLLLAVMAYNRYVAICHPLHYPILMRPRVCTLLVLTSWLNALLNAFIHVIYTMNLPYCASRQIHHFFCEIPHLLKLVCADTSQYEKGVFVNGVNFLLPPISAVLASYGRILFTVLGMRSSLGLRKTLATCSSHLTVVSLFYGSAIFKYFLPKSYHPREWDEVLSVFYTILTPTLNPLIYSLRNKDIARALRKLLRK is encoded by the exons ATGAACACCATGTCCCCTACCCACGCCCCCAGCCTTGGAAACTGCCATTCTGTTATCTGGTTCT GCACCTCAGCTCCCTGGACCTTCTTTGCCCTCACTGTGCTGGATCTCCTGGTAGCCCTGCTGGGCAACACCACAATAATTACCTTCATTAGTGCTGACCCTCAGCTCCACAGTCCCATGTACTTCCTGTTAGGCCAGCTCTCCCTCATGGACCTCTTGCACATCTCTACATTTGTCCCCAAAATGGCCCTGGATTTTCTCTCTGGGGACCATCACATCTCCTTCTTGGGGTGTAGCATTCAGATGTTCCTCTTCACAAGCCTTGTGGGGACTGAGTGCCTGCTGCTAGCCGTCATGGCTTAtaaccgctatgtggccatctgccacccactGCACTACCCCATCCTCATGCGACCCAGAGTCTGCACACTCCTGGTGCTCACGTCCTGGCTGAACGCACTGCTCAATGCCTTCATCCATGTTATCTATACTATGAATCTCCCTTACTGTGCCTCTAGGCAAATCCATCATTTCTTTTGTGAGATCCCACACTTACTGAAACTGGTCTGTGCTGACACTTCCCAGTATGAAAAGGGTGTTTTTGTCAATGGGGTGAATTTTCTCCTCCCTCCCATCTCAGCGGTTCTGGCCTCCTATGGACGCATACTGTTCACTGTGCTGGGAATGCGCTCGAGCCTGGGGCTCAGGAAAACCTTGGCTACTTGCTCTTCTCACTTGACTGTGGTGTCTCTGTTCTATGGGTCTGCCATCTTCAAGTACTTTCTGCCGAAGTCCTACCACCCCCGTGAGTGGGATGAAGTGCTCTCCGTCTTCTACACCATCCTCACGCCCACGCTCAACCCCCTCATCTACAGCCTGCGGAACAAGGACATCGCCAGAGCCCTCAGGAAGCTTCTCAGGAAATGA
- the LOC130680181 gene encoding olfactory receptor 2T27-like — MAEQQNNQTSGRDFLLSDLFQGPSAPWTFFALTVLDLLVALLGNTTMITLIRADPQLHSPMYFLLGQLSLMDLLYISTFVPKMAWTFSQDHRISLFGCSIQMFLFTTLIGSECLLLAVMAYDHCVAICHPLHYPILMRPRVCTLLVLMSWLCALLNASIHVIYTMNLPFCASREIHHFFCEIPHLLKLVCTDTSQYEKGIFVSGFVFLLPPFSVILASYGCILSTVLGTGSSLGLRKALDTCSSHMILVSLFYGASIIKYILPKSHNSPERDEVLSAFYTILRPTLNPLIYSLRNKDVTRALGSVLGKCGRWSDQVSTVNPQQVKHIFKIRADKIISST; from the coding sequence ATGGCAGAACAGCAGAACAACCAGACTTCAGGGCGTGACTTCCTCCTCTCGGATCTGTTTCAAGGCCCCTCAGCTCCCTGGACCTTCTTTGCCCTCACTGTGCTGGATCTCCTGGTGGCCCTCCTGGGCAACACCACAATGATCACCCTCATTAGGGCTGACCCTCAGCTCCACAGTCCCATGTATTTCCTGCTCGGCCAGCTCTCCCTCATGGACCTCTTGTACATCTCTACATTTGTCCCCAAAATGGCCTGGACTTTCTCTCAGGACCATCGCATCTCCTTGTTTGGGTGTAGCATTCAGATGTTCCTCTTCACAACCCTAATTGGGTCAGAATGCCTGCTGCTGGCCGTCATGGCTTATGACCACtgtgtggccatctgccacccactGCACTACCCCATCCTCATGCGCCCCAGGGTCTGCACACTCCTGGTGCTCATGTCCTGGCTGTGTGCACTGCTCAAtgcctccatccatgttatctATACTATGAATCTCCCTTTCTGTGCCTCCAGGGAAATTCATCATTTCTTTTGTGAGATCCCACACTTACTGAAACTAGTCTGTACTGACACCTCCCAATATGAAAAGGGTATTTTTGtcagtggttttgtttttttacttcctCCATTCTCAGTCATTCTGGCCTCATATGGATGCATACTGTCCACTGTACTGGGCACAGGATCAAGCCTGGGGCTCAGGAAAGCTTTGGACACTTGTTCTTCCCACATGATCTTGGTGTCTCTGTTCTATGGGGCTAGTATCATCAAGTACATTCTGCCAAAGTCCCACAACTCCCCTGAGCGGGATGAAGTGCTCTCGGCCTTCTACACCATCCTCAGGCCCACGCTCAACCCCCTCATCTACAGCCTGCGGAACAAGGATGTCACCAGGGCCCTCGGGAGCGTGCTGGGGAAATGTGGAAGATGGAGTGATCAAGTTTCCACTGTGAATCCTCAACAGgtgaagcatatttttaaaattagagcaGACAAAATCATTTCTTCTACCTGA